AGGGCAGGGCTTGAAATTGCAAATCTGAGGGAACAGTGTGCCTGGGTGCATCCTGACAGAACAGGAGCTACTGAAAAAGCTCTTTCTCTCCTGCGGGCAAAACTGAAACGCCTGGAAAACATAGAGCTCCTGGAAGAAATTAAAGTGGATATTACTCAGCAGGCCCTTGTTATAGGTGGGGGGATAGCAGGAATTACAGCTGCGCTGAACCTTGCAGATAACGGGATTTCCACCTTCCTTGTTGAAAAAGATTCAAGTATAGGCGGGCAGATGGCGAAAATCGGAAAGATATTCTCTCCTGATAAGCTTGCGGAAGAGTGTGCAATGTGTTCACTCAGCCCGCTGATGAATGAAGTTGCAGCCCATCCGAAAATTACACTTTTGACCTGGACAGAAGTTGAAAGCCTGAGCGGAAGCGCAGGAAACTTTACTGTCAGGTTGAAGAAGAAACCAAGATATGTGAAAGACAGCTGCACAGCATGTGGAAGGTGCAGCCGTGTTTGTCCTACTCTGGTTGAAGATGAGTTCAACTGCGGCTATATGGACAAAAAGGCAATTTCTCTTCGTTTCTCTCAGTCAGTCCCCAAAATCTACTGTATTGATCCCAATTATTGCCTCCAGTTAAAGGGGGAAGCCTGCGGAAAATGTGCAGATGCCTGTAAAAACGGAGCAATTGATTTTTCCCAGAAAGAAGAAATTGTTGAACTTAATGTAGGTGCAGTTGTTGTTGCTACCGGGTTTGAGGAGTATGACGCATCCCAGAAACCCCAGTATGGATATGGGATTTTTGAAAATGTGCTGACCCAGATGGAACTTGCCCGAGTCCTCGGCATCAATGGCCCTACAAAAGGGGAACTTTTGAGAATCTCCGATTTCAGTAAAGCTTCTGCATTTACAACTCCTACAGCCTGTACTTCAGGGCGCGAAAGTTCCTCTGACCCTTCCCCTGATCCTTCTTCTGAACCTTTCCCAGGTCCCGAAACGCCTAAAAGAATAGTCATGATCCAGTGCGTGGGCTCAAGGGACGAAAAAGAGGGGGGAAACCGCTACTGCTCCAGATACTGTTGTATGGCGGCTCTGAAACACGCAAGCCTGGTTAAGAAAAAATATCCTGAAGTGGAAATCACAATTTGCTATATTGACATGAGGGCTTTTGGTTTTTACGAAAACTATTACCGTGCAGTTCAGGAAACCGGAGTCAACTTTGTGAGGGGAAGACCTGCCGAAGTTGTAGAAAAACCGGACAAGAGCCTTGTTGTAAGGGTTGAAGATACCCTTGACCAGAAAATGAAGGAACTTCCTGCCGATCTGGTTGTGCTTTCCGCAGCAATGGTGCCTTCTCCCGGGACCAGGAAAATTGCAAGTGTGCTGAACCTGAACCAGGACGAAAGCGGTTTTATTAAGGAAAGGCACTCCAAATTAAAACCCGTAGACAGTTCCCTTGACGGAATCTTTGTTTGCGGCACTGCCCAGAGTCCTAAAGACGTTACGGATACCATTGCCCAGGCCGGACTTGCAGCTATAAGGGCAAGGGCTTTCATTACGGACAGCCCGAAGGTACTGGATAATGAAATTGCAGTTGTCAACCAGCTGCTTTGCACGCGCTGTGGAGAATGTCTTAAATGCCCCTTCGAGGCTTTCTCCTTGAATGAGAGTGGAAGGGTTGTTCTTGATCCTCTTATCTGCACGGGCTGTGGGTACTGTACCGAGCTCTGCGAGGACGGAGCTGTCCAGATCGCAGGCTTTACGAAACCCCAGCTGAAA
The Methanosarcina sp. WWM596 DNA segment above includes these coding regions:
- the hdrA gene encoding ferredoxin:CoB-CoM heterodisulfide reductase subunit HdrA — encoded protein: MTDGTTDRLDKAAVFICHCSGNISEHVDIDAVKKTLKAEGVSVFDYEYLCSSQGQSLIKNKIMERNLDRVVIGSCTPSKHGTLFKKCIQETGLNRAGLEIANLREQCAWVHPDRTGATEKALSLLRAKLKRLENIELLEEIKVDITQQALVIGGGIAGITAALNLADNGISTFLVEKDSSIGGQMAKIGKIFSPDKLAEECAMCSLSPLMNEVAAHPKITLLTWTEVESLSGSAGNFTVRLKKKPRYVKDSCTACGRCSRVCPTLVEDEFNCGYMDKKAISLRFSQSVPKIYCIDPNYCLQLKGEACGKCADACKNGAIDFSQKEEIVELNVGAVVVATGFEEYDASQKPQYGYGIFENVLTQMELARVLGINGPTKGELLRISDFSKASAFTTPTACTSGRESSSDPSPDPSSEPFPGPETPKRIVMIQCVGSRDEKEGGNRYCSRYCCMAALKHASLVKKKYPEVEITICYIDMRAFGFYENYYRAVQETGVNFVRGRPAEVVEKPDKSLVVRVEDTLDQKMKELPADLVVLSAAMVPSPGTRKIASVLNLNQDESGFIKERHSKLKPVDSSLDGIFVCGTAQSPKDVTDTIAQAGLAAIRARAFITDSPKVLDNEIAVVNQLLCTRCGECLKCPFEAFSLNESGRVVLDPLICTGCGYCTELCEDGAVQIAGFTKPQLKAEMEGVLEEGDVLGFVNSGISSLTCDNIGNSVLTYPSNVKLIKVPTCLVVDRDLVLHAFKHGASSVLFVEDPPDSPRAEIIYPLTTRHVEKLKEELGDSGNRIYFKKTYVPNTKGLAGTFTRLAREREVIR